The Coffea arabica cultivar ET-39 chromosome 4e, Coffea Arabica ET-39 HiFi, whole genome shotgun sequence genome includes a window with the following:
- the LOC113741076 gene encoding uncharacterized mitochondrial protein AtMg00310-like → MAGKEVLIKSVILVMPNYAMACFKLPKGLCADICKSIANFWWGSNEQEKKLHWISWKKLANVKGRGGLGFRDLEAFNKALLAKKLWRIICSPNLLMSKVIRGKYLKDHKSLDNHPPNSASWAWKSIHSAWKLLEGGLWKRVGEGTQVNIWEDRWVIGSETGRTSTTCPPNCHLQIVSQLISEGSWNEEIL, encoded by the coding sequence ATGGCTGGGAAAGAGGTACTTATAAAGTCAGTCATATTAGTGATGCCAAACTATGCCATGGCGTGTTTCAAATTGCCAAAAGGACTGTGCGCGGACATTTGCAAGAGTATAGCTAATTTTTGGTGGGGAAGTAATGAGCAGGAAAAGAAACTTCACTGGATCAGTTGGAAGAAACTAGCCAATGTCAAAGGAAGAGGGGGGCTGGGATTCAGGGATTTAGAAGCTTTTAATAAAGCTTTACTTGCTAAGAAACTTTGGAGAATCATTTGCTCTCCAAATTTGCTTATGAGTAAAGTAATAAGAGGCAAATACTTAAAGGATCATAAATCCCTGGACAACCACCCTCCCAACTCAGCGTCCTGGGCTTGGAAAAGTATACACAGTGCATGGAAATTATTGGAAGGAGGACTATGGAAGAGAGTGGGAGAGGGAACACAGGTCAATATATGGGAGGATAGATGGGTGATAGGGTCAGAGACAGGACGAACTTCAACAACTTGTCCTCCAAATTGCCACTTACAAATAGTCAGCCAGCTCATAAGTGAAGGAAGTTGGAATGAGGAGATTTTATAG